The Chryseobacterium indicum genome includes a window with the following:
- a CDS encoding DNA-deoxyinosine glycosylase, with protein sequence MQNRISSFPPIIDNNSKIIILGSIPGVKSLEKQQYYGHPQNKFWKIIFELLNKEFTEDYAERINILKKHNIALWDVIDSCERKGSLDSEIKNEEANQIEELLEVHPNIKAIFCNGGKSYKNLQKILGKNYKIPVFLLPSTSPLHTVSFEKKLEEWKKIKMHL encoded by the coding sequence ATGCAAAACAGAATATCTTCCTTTCCACCCATCATCGATAACAATTCTAAAATTATCATTCTGGGATCAATTCCCGGTGTAAAATCGTTAGAAAAACAACAGTATTACGGTCATCCCCAAAACAAATTCTGGAAAATCATCTTTGAATTGCTCAATAAAGAATTTACAGAAGATTATGCGGAAAGAATCAATATTTTAAAGAAACACAACATTGCACTTTGGGACGTTATTGATTCCTGCGAAAGAAAAGGAAGTCTGGATTCTGAAATAAAAAATGAAGAAGCCAACCAGATTGAAGAGCTCCTGGAAGTTCATCCGAATATTAAGGCAATCTTTTGTAACGGCGGAAAGTCCTATAAAAATTTGCAGAAAATTTTAGGAAAGAATTATAAAATACCTGTATTTTTACTGCCTTCTACAAGCCCGCTTCATACGGTTTCTTTTGAAAAGAAACTGGAGGAATGGAAGAAGATAAAAATGCATTTATGA
- a CDS encoding S9 family peptidase, with the protein MKLKYSLLALAAPLLMNAQQLMTPEILWTLKKVGVQAVSPDQSSLIYKIGQTDLKTEKTKSENYFLNVLNNQSVKVDLGKKALIQWDKNGLYAQEGDKIFLSKDNGKTWTEFYNIGEADNIVISPDGKKIAFSKQVLVEKVMGKDKYSDTPKTTAQVYTDLNHRHWDYFNEGKYNHVFVVNVSDKADAAKDLLEGKMWDSPQRPFGGAEDFIWSPDSAQLLYVTKPKSGKEYSTSTNTDIFAYDLASGTTKNLTESNKGYDVNPKFSPDGKSLLWQSMARDGYEADKNDVKIMDWKSGKTTNLTQSWDESVSGDVFWSGDSKMIYFTAAFRGTKQLFSLDPKNAKVQQITKGDFDVNEIFADQKTSLLVGRTDINHATDIFSVNLKNGEMKQVTEANKEMYSQLAQGKSELKMVKTSDGKEMGVWFHYPPNFDPNKKYPTLVYCQGGPQSALTQFFSTRWNFALMAANGYIVVAPNRRGMPGWGTKWNEEISRDWGGQPMRDYLAATDYAKTLPYVDGSRVAAVGASYGGYSVFMLAGIHENRFKTFIAHDGLFDMKSWYLTTEELWFANWDLGSPWEKPQPKAYTEFNPSNFVDKWNKPIMIVQGGIDFRVPYEQGQEAFQVAKLRGLKSKLVYFPNENHWVLHPQNGLVWQREFFDWLKETL; encoded by the coding sequence ATGAAACTTAAGTACAGTCTGCTGGCTTTGGCAGCTCCGCTCTTAATGAATGCACAACAACTAATGACGCCTGAAATTTTATGGACTTTGAAAAAAGTTGGAGTACAGGCAGTTTCTCCGGATCAGTCTTCGTTAATCTACAAAATAGGACAGACCGATCTTAAAACCGAAAAAACAAAAAGCGAGAACTATTTCCTGAATGTTCTGAACAATCAGTCCGTGAAAGTTGATTTAGGCAAAAAAGCACTGATTCAGTGGGATAAAAACGGATTGTACGCGCAGGAAGGCGATAAGATTTTTCTTTCAAAAGACAACGGTAAAACATGGACGGAATTTTACAATATCGGTGAAGCAGACAACATTGTTATTTCTCCCGACGGTAAAAAAATAGCCTTCAGCAAGCAGGTTTTGGTAGAAAAAGTAATGGGAAAAGACAAATATTCCGATACTCCGAAAACCACCGCGCAGGTTTATACAGATCTGAATCACAGACACTGGGATTATTTCAATGAAGGGAAATACAATCATGTTTTCGTGGTAAATGTTTCGGATAAAGCAGATGCTGCAAAAGATTTACTGGAAGGGAAAATGTGGGATTCTCCGCAAAGACCTTTTGGCGGAGCGGAAGATTTCATCTGGAGTCCGGATTCTGCACAGCTTTTATATGTAACTAAACCGAAAAGCGGCAAAGAATACTCTACAAGCACAAACACAGATATTTTTGCCTACGATCTGGCTTCAGGAACAACAAAAAATTTAACTGAATCTAATAAAGGATACGACGTTAATCCGAAATTCAGTCCGGACGGAAAATCACTTTTGTGGCAAAGTATGGCAAGAGACGGTTATGAAGCCGACAAAAATGATGTAAAAATCATGGATTGGAAATCCGGAAAAACGACTAACTTAACTCAAAGTTGGGACGAAAGTGTTTCCGGAGATGTTTTCTGGAGTGGAGATTCCAAAATGATCTATTTCACGGCAGCTTTCAGAGGAACGAAGCAGTTATTTTCTTTAGATCCTAAAAATGCTAAAGTTCAGCAGATCACAAAAGGTGATTTTGATGTGAACGAAATTTTTGCCGATCAGAAAACTTCACTTTTGGTAGGAAGAACCGATATCAATCACGCCACAGATATTTTCTCTGTCAACCTTAAAAACGGAGAAATGAAGCAGGTTACGGAAGCCAATAAAGAAATGTATTCCCAGTTGGCTCAGGGAAAATCTGAACTGAAAATGGTAAAAACTTCAGACGGAAAAGAAATGGGAGTATGGTTCCATTATCCGCCAAACTTTGATCCGAATAAAAAATATCCAACCCTTGTTTATTGTCAGGGAGGTCCGCAATCTGCCTTAACACAGTTCTTCAGCACAAGATGGAACTTTGCTTTAATGGCAGCCAACGGATACATTGTTGTTGCACCAAACAGAAGAGGAATGCCGGGTTGGGGAACAAAATGGAATGAAGAAATCTCAAGAGACTGGGGAGGACAACCAATGAGAGATTATTTGGCTGCAACAGATTACGCAAAAACTTTACCTTACGTTGACGGAAGTAGAGTTGCTGCTGTCGGAGCAAGTTATGGCGGGTATAGCGTATTTATGTTAGCAGGAATTCACGAAAACAGATTCAAAACGTTCATCGCTCATGATGGATTATTCGATATGAAATCATGGTATTTAACAACAGAAGAACTTTGGTTTGCGAACTGGGATCTCGGTTCACCATGGGAAAAACCACAGCCAAAAGCTTATACGGAATTCAACCCAAGCAATTTTGTTGATAAATGGAATAAGCCGATCATGATCGTTCAGGGTGGAATCGACTTCAGAGTGCCTTACGAACAAGGACAGGAAGCCTTTCAGGTAGCAAAACTGAGAGGTTTAAAATCTAAATTGGTCTATTTCCCGAATGAAAATCACTGGGTGCTGCATCCACAAAACGGATTGGTTTGGCAAAGAGAATTCTTCGACTGGCTAAAAGAAACGTTATAA
- a CDS encoding phage holin family protein — protein MNLIIRLLVTAIVAYLLTWILPGVHFTGFGGAIIFAIVLGLLNLIVKPILNILGLPLTIITLGLFTLVINAIIILIADYFIDSMMVDGFLWALIFSILLSIVSSLANSMFSDGD, from the coding sequence ATGAACTTAATTATTCGACTTTTGGTAACGGCCATTGTTGCTTATCTTTTAACATGGATTTTACCGGGAGTACACTTTACAGGATTTGGCGGAGCGATCATTTTTGCCATCGTTTTAGGACTTTTAAATTTAATTGTAAAACCTATTCTTAATATTTTAGGGTTACCTTTAACGATCATTACATTGGGACTGTTCACCTTAGTAATCAATGCAATTATTATCCTGATCGCCGATTATTTTATAGACAGCATGATGGTAGACGGATTTTTATGGGCGCTGATTTTCAGCATCCTGCTTTCCATTGTCAGCTCACTGGCAAACTCAATGTTTTCGGACGGAGATTAA
- a CDS encoding type IA DNA topoisomerase gives MKLCIAEKPSVARDIAKVLGATTPKQGYMEGNGYCVTWTFGHLCTLKEPHDYGPQYKSWNLFLLPIIPNNFGIKLIPNKGVENQFKVIERLVEECDEVINCGDAGQEGELIQRWVLQKAKCNKPIQRLWISSLTEEAIKEGFANLKPAEEYKNLYLAGNARAIGDWLLGINATRLFTKKFGGNKAVLSIGRVQTPTLAMLVQRQKEIDAFTTEEYWELKTKYREVIFNAAIDRLKTLERAEKGLEYLKQNPFEIVSFEIKEGKEKNPRLFDLTALQVEANKKYGYSAENTLNYIQSLYEKKHVTYPRVDTTYLSESLYPKIEGILKKMYFYQELITPLLEAPIPKSKAVFDDTKVTDHHAIIPTEVPPSQNLSREEKLVYDLVAKRFIAVFYPECKISNTLVEGKVGTIPFKTSGRQVLEPGWRAVYAKEPKEEPNDKEKEKEEEQTIPEFTVGETGPHDPMIHQGKTTPPKPYTEATLLRAMETAGKQVEDDELRELLKNNGIGRPSTRANIIETLFKRKYIEKKRKNLIATQTGIQLIDTIEDELLKSPELTGEWELKLRKIEKGEYEANHFKEELIQMVTDLTKKVVDGKGKVISLEEEKVEEVKEKKKREPAVKKELPSWEETKCPKCKEYHLMKGKTAVGCSDFKNCGFKVSFEIFGKKLSDKQLMDLVLKGKTSKLKGFTTHPESVAEGILSMDEQFQIVLN, from the coding sequence ATGAAACTTTGTATTGCCGAAAAACCCAGTGTTGCCAGAGATATCGCCAAAGTGTTGGGCGCCACCACGCCGAAACAGGGCTATATGGAAGGAAACGGCTATTGTGTGACATGGACTTTCGGGCATCTTTGCACCCTCAAAGAACCGCACGATTACGGTCCGCAGTACAAATCGTGGAATCTGTTTCTGCTGCCCATTATTCCCAATAATTTCGGGATCAAATTAATTCCCAACAAAGGCGTAGAAAATCAGTTTAAAGTTATTGAAAGATTAGTCGAAGAATGTGATGAGGTCATTAATTGCGGGGATGCCGGTCAGGAAGGAGAACTGATCCAGAGATGGGTTTTACAGAAAGCAAAATGCAATAAACCCATTCAGCGTTTGTGGATTTCATCCCTTACCGAAGAAGCGATTAAAGAAGGTTTTGCCAATCTAAAACCTGCCGAAGAGTACAAAAATCTCTACCTGGCAGGAAACGCAAGAGCGATTGGAGACTGGTTGCTGGGAATTAATGCAACACGGCTTTTCACCAAAAAATTTGGGGGAAATAAAGCCGTTCTTTCCATCGGAAGAGTGCAGACTCCCACTTTGGCAATGCTTGTTCAGCGTCAGAAAGAAATTGATGCTTTTACCACCGAAGAATATTGGGAACTGAAAACCAAATACCGCGAAGTTATTTTTAACGCAGCGATCGACCGTCTCAAAACTTTGGAACGTGCAGAAAAAGGGCTGGAATATTTAAAACAGAATCCTTTCGAAATCGTATCCTTTGAAATTAAAGAAGGAAAAGAGAAAAATCCAAGACTGTTCGATTTGACGGCACTTCAGGTGGAAGCCAACAAAAAATACGGCTATTCTGCGGAGAATACGCTTAATTATATTCAAAGTCTTTACGAGAAAAAGCACGTTACTTATCCGCGTGTGGATACAACGTACTTGTCTGAAAGTTTATATCCGAAAATAGAAGGAATTCTGAAGAAAATGTATTTCTATCAGGAACTTATCACCCCTTTACTGGAAGCTCCGATTCCCAAATCGAAAGCGGTTTTTGATGATACCAAAGTAACAGATCACCACGCGATCATTCCGACGGAAGTTCCGCCTTCCCAGAATTTAAGCAGGGAAGAAAAACTGGTCTATGATCTCGTGGCAAAACGATTCATAGCCGTATTTTATCCCGAATGTAAAATTTCCAATACTTTAGTAGAAGGAAAAGTAGGAACCATTCCTTTCAAAACAAGCGGAAGACAGGTGTTGGAACCGGGATGGAGAGCCGTTTATGCCAAAGAACCGAAAGAAGAACCCAACGATAAAGAGAAAGAAAAGGAAGAAGAACAGACCATTCCCGAATTTACCGTCGGAGAAACCGGACCACATGATCCGATGATCCATCAGGGAAAAACGACTCCGCCAAAACCTTACACGGAAGCAACTCTGCTGAGAGCTATGGAAACTGCCGGAAAACAGGTGGAAGATGATGAACTGCGCGAACTTCTGAAAAATAACGGCATCGGAAGACCTTCAACCCGAGCCAATATTATCGAAACGCTTTTCAAGCGGAAATATATCGAGAAGAAAAGAAAAAATCTCATCGCCACCCAAACCGGAATTCAACTGATTGACACCATTGAAGATGAATTGCTGAAAAGTCCCGAATTAACCGGAGAATGGGAACTGAAACTCCGAAAAATTGAAAAAGGAGAATATGAAGCCAATCATTTTAAGGAAGAGCTGATCCAGATGGTGACAGATCTTACCAAAAAAGTAGTCGACGGAAAAGGGAAAGTCATTTCTTTGGAAGAAGAAAAAGTGGAGGAGGTAAAAGAAAAGAAGAAACGTGAACCTGCCGTTAAAAAAGAACTTCCGTCGTGGGAAGAAACCAAATGCCCGAAATGCAAAGAATATCATTTGATGAAAGGAAAAACGGCTGTCGGATGTTCCGATTTTAAAAACTGCGGCTTTAAAGTTTCCTTTGAAATCTTCGGAAAAAAACTGTCGGACAAACAGCTAATGGATTTGGTCTTAAAAGGCAAAACCTCAAAATTAAAAGGCTTCACCACCCATCCCGAAAGTGTGGCAGAAGGTATTTTGTCGATGGATGAGCAATTTCAGATTGTTTTAAACTAA
- a CDS encoding AIM24 family protein has translation MSKYSIESFVNETKENPMERDYFELEKPSLLEINLNNQSVWTKAGSMVGYIGNVNFERQGMLSGGIGNLLKKAISGEGAKLMKAEGTGKLYVADSGKKVRILYLNNESVCVNGNDVLAHEQSIKSDITMLKSIAGVMSGGLFQVKLSGTGHIAITTHGEPLTLLVTPDAPVFTDPNATVAWSGNLSPELKTNVSFKSLIGRGSGEEFQMKFSGNGWVLIQPYEEVYRIEK, from the coding sequence ATGAGCAAATATTCGATTGAATCTTTTGTGAACGAAACGAAAGAAAATCCAATGGAAAGAGATTATTTCGAACTGGAAAAACCCTCTCTTCTGGAGATCAACCTTAATAATCAGTCTGTCTGGACGAAGGCAGGAAGCATGGTCGGCTACATCGGAAACGTTAATTTCGAAAGACAGGGAATGCTTTCCGGAGGAATTGGAAACTTATTGAAAAAAGCGATCAGCGGCGAAGGAGCAAAATTAATGAAAGCCGAAGGAACCGGAAAATTGTACGTTGCGGATTCAGGAAAAAAAGTTCGTATTCTTTATTTAAATAATGAATCAGTCTGCGTGAACGGAAACGACGTTTTGGCACACGAACAAAGCATAAAAAGCGATATTACAATGCTAAAAAGTATTGCAGGCGTAATGTCAGGCGGACTTTTTCAGGTGAAATTATCCGGAACGGGACATATCGCGATTACCACTCACGGCGAACCGTTGACATTATTGGTAACTCCCGATGCTCCGGTTTTCACAGATCCGAATGCCACCGTTGCGTGGTCAGGAAATCTATCTCCTGAACTGAAAACTAATGTTTCTTTTAAAAGTCTGATCGGAAGAGGAAGCGGTGAGGAATTCCAGATGAAATTCTCAGGAAATGGCTGGGTTCTGATTCAGCCTTATGAGGAGGTTTATAGGATTGAGAAGTAA
- a CDS encoding PaaI family thioesterase → MTPHKKQLITDSFNRSETLKFYKAELLEVETDFISMKIPKMELMTRKAGMFNGAMIASLVDVSSGYAAVSHYEEDCYVVTVELKVNYLRPAIGDALISKSYVIKGGSKISVIRTEIYVADENGTSESHVATSLVTMMKIR, encoded by the coding sequence ATGACACCTCATAAAAAACAGCTCATCACCGACAGTTTCAACCGCTCCGAAACATTAAAATTCTACAAAGCCGAACTTCTGGAAGTGGAAACCGATTTCATTTCCATGAAAATCCCGAAAATGGAACTCATGACAAGAAAAGCGGGAATGTTCAACGGAGCCATGATTGCTTCTTTGGTGGATGTTTCTTCAGGTTACGCGGCAGTAAGTCATTACGAAGAAGACTGTTATGTCGTAACCGTTGAATTGAAAGTCAATTATTTAAGACCTGCCATCGGAGACGCTTTAATTTCAAAATCTTATGTAATAAAAGGAGGTTCAAAGATCAGCGTGATCCGCACAGAAATTTATGTGGCTGATGAAAACGGAACATCTGAAAGCCACGTTGCAACATCCTTGGTCACGATGATGAAGATCAGATAA